One Proteinivorax tanatarense DNA segment encodes these proteins:
- a CDS encoding electron transfer flavoprotein subunit beta/FixA family protein, translating to MNIVVCIKQVPDTTEVKIDPKTGTMIRAGVPSIINPDDKSGLEAALTLKENYGGNVTVITMGPPQAKEVLKEALAMGADQGVLLTDKAFAGADTWATSSTLASAVKKIGYDLIIAGRQAIDGDTAQVGPQMAEHLKIPHVSYVKDVKILEEKVVVKRAFEDGYHKIAVQTPCLITALSEMNTPRYMSVAGIYDAQDESRIQTWTLDDIDVDREHIGLKGSPTKVKKSFTKGAKTAGKIHEVSPEEGAKLIVEKLREKFII from the coding sequence ATGAATATAGTTGTTTGTATTAAACAGGTGCCAGACACTACAGAAGTTAAAATAGATCCTAAAACTGGAACAATGATAAGAGCAGGTGTTCCTAGTATTATTAACCCTGACGATAAAAGTGGTTTAGAAGCAGCTTTAACATTAAAAGAAAATTATGGTGGTAATGTAACAGTGATTACAATGGGACCTCCTCAAGCTAAAGAAGTTTTAAAAGAAGCTTTGGCAATGGGGGCTGATCAAGGAGTACTTTTAACCGATAAGGCATTTGCAGGGGCAGATACTTGGGCAACCTCTAGCACCTTAGCGTCAGCTGTTAAAAAAATAGGTTATGATTTAATTATTGCGGGAAGGCAGGCAATAGACGGTGATACTGCACAGGTAGGCCCACAAATGGCAGAGCACTTGAAAATTCCTCATGTGAGTTATGTAAAAGATGTTAAGATTTTAGAGGAAAAAGTAGTAGTTAAAAGGGCTTTTGAAGATGGGTATCACAAAATTGCTGTGCAAACACCTTGCCTAATTACAGCGTTATCTGAGATGAACACGCCTAGATATATGTCCGTTGCAGGGATATATGATGCACAGGACGAAAGCAGAATACAAACTTGGACATTAGATGATATTGATGTTGATAGGGAACACATAGGCTTAAAAGGTTCACCAACCAAAGTTAAAAAATCGTTTACAAAGGGAGCAAAAACAGCAGGTAAAATCCATGAAGTTTCTCCCGAAGAAGGTGCTAAGCTTATCGTGGAAAAATTAAGAGAAAAATTTATCATATAG
- a CDS encoding electron transfer flavoprotein subunit alpha/FixB family protein: protein MQLEEFKNVMVFIEQREGEIQKVSFELLGKGRELADKLGVKLKGVIVGNKVNKLAEDVIAYGADEAIVVDNELLDIYATNPYTKALSEVINGEKPEIFLIGATTIGRDIAPRVAARVETGLTADCTSLEIDDESNDLLMTRPAFGGNLMATIICPEHRPQMSSVRPGVIPMPSRVDGKKGDITPWEVTLTDEDMDIEIIEIVKEEKEKVNIEDANVLVSGGRGLGSKKNFEELEKLAQILDGEVSASRGVVDAGWVDAARQVGQTGKTVRPNLYIACGISGAIQHVAGMEESDFIIAINKNPKAAIFERADIGIVGDVNKILPALINELDK from the coding sequence ATGCAGCTTGAAGAATTCAAAAATGTAATGGTTTTTATTGAACAGCGGGAAGGCGAGATTCAAAAAGTTTCTTTTGAGTTATTAGGTAAAGGTAGAGAATTAGCAGATAAATTGGGAGTAAAACTAAAAGGTGTGATAGTTGGTAATAAAGTAAACAAGCTAGCGGAAGATGTGATTGCATATGGTGCTGATGAGGCTATCGTAGTTGATAATGAACTACTTGATATTTATGCAACTAATCCTTATACAAAAGCGCTATCTGAGGTAATTAACGGTGAAAAACCTGAGATATTTTTAATTGGAGCAACAACCATTGGCAGAGATATTGCGCCAAGAGTAGCTGCTAGGGTAGAAACGGGGCTTACTGCTGATTGCACTTCATTAGAAATTGATGATGAAAGCAACGATCTGTTGATGACAAGACCTGCTTTTGGTGGTAACTTAATGGCAACAATCATATGCCCTGAGCACAGGCCGCAAATGTCATCAGTAAGACCTGGGGTTATTCCCATGCCTTCAAGAGTAGATGGCAAAAAGGGAGATATAACACCATGGGAAGTTACATTAACAGATGAAGATATGGATATAGAAATTATTGAAATAGTAAAAGAAGAAAAAGAAAAAGTAAACATCGAGGATGCAAATGTTTTGGTTTCAGGTGGGAGAGGTTTAGGAAGTAAGAAGAATTTTGAGGAACTAGAAAAACTTGCCCAAATATTAGATGGAGAGGTTTCTGCATCTCGTGGGGTAGTGGATGCTGGTTGGGTTGATGCTGCTAGACAAGTTGGTCAAACTGGAAAAACGGTCAGACCTAACCTATATATAGCCTGTGGTATTTCTGGAGCTATTCAACATGTGGCAGGTATGGAAGAATCTGACTTTATTATAGCTATAAATAAAAATCCTAAAGCAGCAATTTTTGAAAGAGCTGATATCGGTATAGTTGGAGATGTAAACAAGATTTTACCAGCCCTAATAAATGAGTTAGATAAATAA
- a CDS encoding sigma-54 interaction domain-containing protein encodes MKDDRINLQAPEFLLTDYLVSTLEKIFDPVPVPIILIDKKTEIKMINRVFANYLEFTKEEIIGRKVKEVDKNSRFPYVFKTKKAEIAWKHKFENGHTGIVHRIPVLDDQGEVIFGFGMVLFEDLEEFKDIINKNKLLESELHLYKRQLQKIQGAKYSWESIVGQSEKMVQAKYMSRRAAQTNSNVLLLGKSGTGKELFAHAIHNGSSRKHAPFVKVNCAAIPAELLESELFGYEEGAFTGAKKGGKVGKFQLANGGSIFLDEIGDMPLKMQAKLLRVLQEHEIEKVGSNNTIKVDVRVISATNQKLLELVKEGKFREDLYYRLNVMTIEIPSLKEREGDIGLLTEKLIKKVSKEIGKHVDKISPKAMDFLQTHDWPGNVRELENVLERAINLVEGDTIMPVHLPVYINKKEVAVYSYEGNMRTLKSIIEETEKETIVRTLEYTKGNKLQTAKLLNISRSSLYDKIERYCLE; translated from the coding sequence TTGAAAGATGATAGAATAAACTTACAAGCTCCCGAATTTCTTCTCACAGATTATTTGGTTTCAACATTAGAAAAGATATTTGACCCTGTGCCTGTACCTATAATTCTTATTGATAAAAAAACTGAAATAAAAATGATTAACAGGGTGTTTGCAAACTATTTAGAATTTACGAAAGAAGAGATAATAGGTAGAAAAGTAAAAGAGGTAGATAAGAACTCCCGCTTTCCTTATGTATTTAAAACTAAGAAAGCTGAGATTGCTTGGAAGCATAAATTTGAAAATGGACATACAGGAATTGTACATAGAATCCCGGTATTGGATGATCAAGGCGAGGTAATTTTCGGTTTTGGCATGGTGCTTTTTGAAGACCTAGAGGAGTTTAAAGATATTATAAACAAAAATAAATTGTTAGAGTCGGAACTACATTTATATAAAAGGCAATTACAGAAAATTCAGGGAGCAAAATACTCTTGGGAAAGCATAGTGGGTCAAAGCGAAAAAATGGTCCAAGCTAAATATATGTCTCGAAGAGCTGCTCAAACAAACTCCAATGTACTGCTTCTCGGTAAAAGTGGAACAGGGAAAGAACTATTTGCTCATGCAATACATAACGGCAGCTCGCGAAAACATGCTCCTTTTGTAAAGGTCAACTGTGCAGCAATACCAGCAGAACTTTTAGAATCTGAATTATTTGGTTATGAAGAGGGGGCTTTTACTGGAGCAAAAAAAGGAGGCAAAGTTGGAAAATTTCAGTTAGCAAATGGTGGTAGTATATTTCTAGATGAAATTGGGGACATGCCTTTAAAAATGCAAGCTAAGCTGTTGAGAGTACTTCAAGAACATGAAATAGAAAAAGTTGGTAGTAACAACACAATAAAAGTTGACGTTAGAGTTATATCTGCAACAAACCAAAAATTATTAGAGTTAGTAAAAGAAGGGAAGTTTAGAGAAGACTTATATTATAGATTAAATGTTATGACTATAGAAATACCTAGCTTAAAAGAACGGGAAGGGGACATTGGACTTTTAACTGAAAAACTTATTAAAAAGGTTTCAAAAGAAATTGGGAAGCATGTAGATAAAATTTCACCAAAAGCTATGGATTTTCTTCAAACCCATGACTGGCCAGGAAATGTTAGAGAACTAGAAAATGTATTAGAACGGGCTATTAACCTTGTTGAAGGAGATACAATAATGCCAGTCCACTTACCTGTGTATATAAATAAAAAAGAAGTAGCGGTTTATAGCTATGAGGGAAATATGCGAACACTTAAAAGCATAATAGAAGAGACGGAAAAAGAGACGATAGTTAGAACGTTAGAATATACAAAAGGAAACAAACTTCAGACTGCTAAACTCTTAAATATAAGCAGATCCAGTTTATATGATAAAATAGAGAGATATTGTTTAGAATAG
- a CDS encoding MaoC family dehydratase gives MKGKTIKEISKGQKEFIQKTISESDVYLYAGITGDLNPAHVNHEVAKDSLFKERIAHGMLTAGLISAVLGMHLPGPGTIYLGQELKFTAPVKIGDTIKAEVEVVEKKEEKNILKLKTTGTNQDGKVVLDGIATVMPPK, from the coding sequence ATGAAAGGCAAAACCATAAAAGAAATAAGTAAAGGGCAAAAAGAGTTTATACAAAAGACTATTTCAGAATCAGATGTATATTTATATGCAGGGATTACCGGAGATCTAAACCCTGCTCATGTTAACCACGAGGTTGCCAAAGATAGTTTGTTTAAAGAAAGAATTGCTCATGGGATGTTAACAGCAGGCTTAATTTCAGCTGTATTAGGGATGCACCTTCCAGGACCTGGAACAATTTATCTGGGGCAAGAATTGAAGTTTACAGCCCCTGTAAAAATAGGAGATACAATAAAAGCAGAAGTTGAAGTTGTTGAAAAAAAAGAAGAAAAAAATATACTTAAGCTTAAAACTACGGGGACTAATCAAGACGGAAAAGTGGTATTGGATGGCATAGCCACAGTAATGCCACCTAAATAG
- a CDS encoding branched-chain amino acid ABC transporter permease, producing the protein MTTFIQNIVAGMETGSLYALAALGVVLIFRVSAVTNFAQGEMAMFSTFVAWSIWGNLAEAGFPYPYPIAFLATILFAICFGYVVERFFIRPASKGSMVGKMIVTLGLIMIVNGGAAAIFGTDSHYMPRAIQGNLNIGGVLLRPHAIFVMSLALILMTALFIMIKKTMFGVAIRATAQNDTAARLMGVPTSKVTSYSWIIATVLGAIAGMLIAPATNVHTGMMADVHLKSFIAAVLGGFTSFIGPVVGGLAIGILDNLVGYYISTSWQTVIVYGFLILVLIFKPYGIFGKTRRKKV; encoded by the coding sequence ATGACAACTTTTATACAAAATATTGTAGCAGGAATGGAAACAGGAAGTTTATATGCGTTGGCTGCTTTAGGGGTAGTGCTGATATTTAGAGTTTCTGCGGTTACAAACTTTGCCCAAGGAGAAATGGCTATGTTTAGTACGTTTGTAGCTTGGAGTATTTGGGGAAACCTTGCTGAGGCTGGATTCCCATACCCTTATCCAATTGCCTTTTTAGCAACTATTTTGTTTGCAATTTGCTTTGGATATGTAGTAGAACGTTTCTTTATACGACCTGCCAGCAAGGGATCTATGGTTGGGAAGATGATTGTTACTTTAGGATTGATAATGATTGTTAATGGTGGAGCAGCAGCGATTTTTGGTACAGACTCACATTATATGCCTAGAGCAATCCAAGGTAACTTAAATATCGGGGGAGTGTTGCTGAGGCCCCATGCTATTTTTGTAATGTCTTTGGCCCTTATCTTAATGACAGCACTATTTATTATGATTAAAAAAACTATGTTTGGGGTAGCTATTAGGGCAACAGCCCAAAACGATACTGCGGCTCGTTTAATGGGAGTGCCTACGTCTAAAGTCACTTCGTATTCATGGATTATAGCAACGGTACTCGGTGCTATCGCAGGTATGCTCATCGCTCCAGCTACAAATGTACACACCGGTATGATGGCCGATGTTCATTTGAAATCTTTTATAGCTGCAGTTCTCGGAGGATTTACTTCGTTTATTGGACCTGTCGTGGGAGGTTTGGCTATAGGGATACTGGATAACTTAGTAGGGTACTATATTTCCACTAGCTGGCAAACAGTAATAGTTTATGGGTTTTTAATTTTAGTTCTTATATTTAAACCCTACGGGATATTTGGTAAAACCCGAAGAAAGAAGGTGTAA
- a CDS encoding branched-chain amino acid ABC transporter permease has translation MDEIKQSKNPVVAFFRTTPGLYTLIALIMILFVLIDMNFSLLRSRNVSLLIRVTYYSIAALGFNILLGYGGQISLGHAAFMGLGAYITAYITMQLEMSFLLALLIAGIVPTIVGLILGLIALRLERLYLAIATLGLGVTIQYVFQEWTEFTGGFSGMRVSSPELFGIRMSSHNMLIFSIVLLLLFALFSYNFLRSKTGRALVAMRDSDHAAQAMGVSMFKYKLIAFAVSSFYVGVAGGLYAISERFVYPATWGAELSLDILAMVVIGGLASIGGSIAGAAFLVIIPRLTQGIPFIGEIMNINFILTGFALILVIRFFPEGIFRRGIFIITSIKNKLVSKSEQSKEKVDS, from the coding sequence ATGGATGAAATAAAACAATCTAAAAATCCAGTAGTTGCCTTTTTTAGAACTACACCTGGACTTTATACATTGATTGCTTTAATTATGATTTTGTTTGTACTTATTGATATGAACTTTTCATTGCTGCGTTCTCGTAATGTTAGTTTGCTGATTAGGGTGACATATTATTCTATAGCAGCTTTAGGTTTTAATATTTTGTTGGGGTACGGAGGACAGATATCATTAGGACATGCAGCATTTATGGGACTGGGTGCCTATATAACAGCGTATATTACGATGCAGTTGGAAATGTCCTTTTTACTAGCGTTGTTAATAGCAGGTATAGTACCCACAATAGTAGGTCTTATTTTAGGCCTTATAGCTCTTAGATTGGAACGCTTATATTTAGCCATTGCCACCCTTGGTTTAGGAGTAACTATACAGTACGTTTTTCAAGAATGGACTGAATTTACCGGTGGTTTTTCAGGCATGAGGGTTAGTTCTCCAGAGCTATTCGGTATTAGGATGTCCTCCCATAATATGTTGATTTTTAGCATAGTTTTATTGCTACTGTTTGCACTGTTTTCTTATAACTTTTTGCGCTCAAAAACAGGAAGGGCACTAGTAGCTATGCGTGATAGTGACCATGCAGCTCAGGCAATGGGAGTGAGCATGTTTAAATACAAGCTAATAGCTTTTGCCGTAAGCTCATTCTATGTTGGTGTTGCCGGTGGTTTATATGCTATTAGCGAACGATTTGTTTATCCTGCAACATGGGGAGCGGAATTATCTTTAGATATCTTGGCTATGGTTGTTATAGGTGGCTTAGCTTCCATTGGTGGAAGTATTGCTGGTGCGGCATTTTTGGTTATAATTCCTCGTTTAACACAAGGCATACCTTTTATAGGGGAAATCATGAATATTAATTTTATTCTTACAGGATTTGCTTTAATTTTGGTAATTAGGTTTTTTCCTGAAGGAATTTTTAGAAGAGGAATTTTTATTATTACAAGCATAAAAAACAAACTGGTTTCAAAATCAGAACAAAGCAAAGAAAAAGTCGACAGTTAG
- a CDS encoding ABC transporter ATP-binding protein, with protein MKILKVQNLSISFGGLKAVDNLSFEVENNSIYGLIGPNGAGKTTVFNCISRFYTPDSGKVLFSPNGKEVDLLDYQVHQVIDKGLARTFQNVELFNNLTVLENLMVGHHGKTKTNFFAEGLRLPFVNNEEKRVKDKALEILDFLNLNGIEGLQASAQPYGVQKMLELGRVLMSDAKLIILDEPAAGMNDTETDKLAETIKRIRDHYKVTILLVEHDMGLVMDICERICAINFGKKIAEGTPKEIQNSVEVQEAYLGKGD; from the coding sequence ATGAAAATTTTAAAAGTACAAAATCTATCCATAAGTTTTGGCGGACTAAAGGCTGTTGACAATTTAAGTTTTGAGGTTGAAAATAACTCCATTTATGGACTGATAGGGCCCAATGGGGCTGGAAAAACTACGGTCTTTAACTGTATTAGTAGATTTTATACTCCTGATAGTGGTAAAGTGCTGTTTTCTCCTAATGGAAAAGAAGTAGATCTACTTGATTATCAGGTCCATCAAGTTATAGATAAAGGCCTTGCTAGAACTTTTCAAAATGTAGAGTTGTTCAATAATCTTACTGTTTTAGAAAATTTGATGGTGGGGCACCATGGGAAAACCAAGACTAACTTTTTCGCAGAAGGTTTAAGACTACCCTTTGTAAATAATGAAGAAAAGCGAGTAAAGGATAAGGCTTTAGAAATTTTAGATTTTCTAAACCTTAATGGTATAGAGGGTTTACAGGCATCAGCTCAGCCTTATGGAGTACAAAAAATGTTAGAACTTGGAAGGGTTTTAATGTCTGATGCAAAACTAATAATTCTAGATGAGCCAGCGGCAGGAATGAATGATACTGAAACTGATAAATTGGCAGAAACCATAAAAAGGATAAGAGATCACTATAAAGTTACCATACTACTTGTAGAGCATGACATGGGTCTTGTTATGGATATCTGCGAAAGAATATGTGCTATTAACTTTGGTAAAAAGATTGCAGAAGGAACCCCTAAAGAGATTCAAAATAGTGTTGAGGTACAAGAAGCTTATCTTGGGAAAGGGGATTAA